Proteins from a single region of Engystomops pustulosus chromosome 5, aEngPut4.maternal, whole genome shotgun sequence:
- the LOC140134138 gene encoding uncharacterized protein translates to MPSCLINQCNSKTGTKGQQPGVILHSFPHDLSRIRRWLVSTGQQFSDIDKLAQRIKDENKTNKFCLCSKHFALDAYIFNASQRTLRPEAVPTIFTTVEEGECLIEESLKKAVKRKRIVETSCQVPTPEANLESAVFEKYREISTQTDFDLLNSTIMYNTEPPTLSEEMSAIAPLIHHSQREPLSPIQQKDTDIDFANCDYTCEMSVNDTSSSFFAQSKIQDDMKDKDFCPLEQTLNESELNLMDSIIGDNQQMPTSQFGSNLIEAEQVTERKLLIFESCLDQLLYKVKCQKYINCASLVEHVTKKFDGSYCLIRAKCSKGHAFNIMETQPKIGQYASGNLLLASAILFSGLNFQKIKEFLTLLGVVNISETTYYRYQSLFLFPAIDISWKKEQSQLFNNLQGKNVCISGDGQCDSPGHSAKYCIYTLMDCVTENIVDFEVNQRTQCSSSVAMEKYGFGVCMERIIDQGYRIKLFASDRHFDVWHYAKSIRKKLTQASKGKFNKQIFPWIEKINLHFWWCLQTCDDNVELLREKWLSLLYHISNVHSWEGNLYTACAHGPLETPDADDKKVLWLNPDTPPYKNIAKVVTNQQLLDDLPNLVHNCHTGALECFHSMALKYRTKRIHFGVDAMEARTKLAVLTHNFNTGREQATVKVQRKNTELIGTERTKLIIPKGKKKWIVRNVYEKLSVDYLEAIMTDVLRLCKGEISHNWQSRAPSLPSNLANLERPNKELIKEMRIARFRKNKLVNSFDFEVDLTDTNLFE, encoded by the exons ATGCCTAGTTGTCTTATAAACCAATGCAATAGTAAGACTGGTACAAAGGGACAGCAACCAGGCgtaattttacattcttttcCGCATGATTTATCACGAATCAGAAGATGGCTTGTCAGCACTGGACAACAGTTTTCTGATATTGATAAGCTAGCACAACGGATTAAAGACGAAAACAAGACCAATAAATTTTGTTTGTGCTCTAAACACTTTGCTCTTGATGCATATATTTTTAATGCTTCTCAAAGAACCCTCCGCCCGGAAGCTGTACCAACAATTTTTACAACTGTGGAAGAGGGGGAATGTCTTATTGAGGAGTCATTGAAAAAAGCTGTCAAAAGAAAGAGAATTGTGGAGACTTCTTGTCAGGTACCTACACCAGAAGCAAATTTGGAGAGTGCAGTTTTTGAGAAATACAGAGAAATATCTACCCAAACAGATTTTGATTTATTGAACTCAACAATAATGTATAATACAGAGCCACCCACATTATCCGAAGAGATGTCCGCCATTGCTCCTCTTATCCATCATTCTCAAAGAG AACCACTCTCTCCTATTCAACAGAAGGATACAGATATTGACTTTGCAAATTGCGACTATACTTGTGAAATGTCTGTAAATGATACAAGCTCATCATTTTTTGCACAAAGCAAAATTCAAGATGATATGAAGGACAAAGATTTTTGCCCTCTGGAACAGACATTAAATGAGTCAGAATTGAATCTAATGGATTCCATCATTGGAGACAACCAACAAATGCCAACATCACAATTTGGATCTAATCTGATTGAAGCAGAACAAGTTACAGAACGgaaacttttaatttttgaatCATGTCTGGACCAATTGTTATATAAAGTCAAATGtcaaaaatatatcaattgtGCAAGCCTTGTTGAACATGTGACCAAAAAATTTGATGGGAGCTACTGTTTAATTAGGGCAAAGTGTTCGAAGGGGCATGCTTTCAACATTATGGAAACACAACCCAAAATTGGACAATATGCTTCAGGTAATCTGTTATTAGCCTCAGCCATTCTGTTCAGCGGATTGAATTTTCAGAAAATAAAAGAGTTCCTGACTTTACTCGGTGTTGTCAACATATCGGAGACTACCTATTACAGATACCAATCACTTTTCCTGTTCCCAGCGATCGATATTTCATGGAAAAAGGAGCAAAGTCAATTATTCAACAACCTTCAaggaaaaaatgtatgtatttcaGGAGACGGCCAGTGTGACAGCCCTGGTCACAGTGCAAAATACTGCATTTATACATTGATGGACTGTGTTACAGAAAACATAGTGGACTTTGAAGTGAATCAACGCACCCAGTGTTCATCATCAGTAGCTATGGAGAAGTATGGATTTGGTGTTTGCATGGAACGGATTATTGATCAGGGATATAGGATAAAACTTTTTGCGTCCGACCGTCAT TTTGATGTCTGGCACTATGCAAAGTCTATTCGAAAAAAGCTGACCCAGGCCAGTAAAGGAAAATTTAACAAGCAAATTTTCCCTTGGATCGAAAAAATTAACTTGCATTTTTGGTGGTGTCTACAAACATGTGACGACAATGTTGAGCTTCTCAGAGAAAAATGGCTGTCTTTGTTATACCATATTTCAAATGTCCATTCTTGGGAAGGAAATCTCTACACTGCATGTGCGCATGGTCCCTTGGAAACTCCTGATGCAGATGATAAAAAGGTGTTGTGGTTAAATCCTGATACCCCGCCATACAAAAATATTGCTAAAGTTGTGACAAATCAACAACTTTTAGATGATTTGCCAAACTTGGTACACAATTGCCACACTGGTGCCCTTGAATGCTTTCATAGTATGGCATTGAAGTACCGTACTAAAAGAATCCACTTTGGAGTCGACGCCATGGAAGCAAGAACTAAGCTGGCAGTACTTACACACAATTTTAATACTGGACGAGAGCAAGCAACAGTCAAAGTCCAGCGGAAAAACACTGAACTTATTGGCACCGAAAGAACAAAGTTGATTATcccaaagggtaaaaaaaaatggatagttCGTAATGTGTATGAGAAATTGTCCGTAGACTATCTAGAAGCAATCATGACTGATGTTCTAAGGTTGTGCAAGGGGGAAATTTCACACAACTGGCAATCCAGGGCTCCTTCACTTCCATCAAATTTGGCTAATTTGGAGAGACCAAATAAAGAGCTTATAAAAGAAATGCGAATCGCCCGTTTTCGGAAAAACAAACTTGTCAATAGTTTTGATTTCGAGGTAGATTTGACTGACACTAATCTTTTTGAATAG